One window from the genome of Schistocerca piceifrons isolate TAMUIC-IGC-003096 chromosome 8, iqSchPice1.1, whole genome shotgun sequence encodes:
- the LOC124712329 gene encoding gustatory receptor for sugar taste 43a-like, with the protein MVLEVWTRLSTLNTTLLEELPVILLSPPVGHSWLPPGHGRLRQLLVAHMTLRRAAECLQNHFGLPVAALLTYTMCAAMSTAYQILLEMLERSWHSQLRICTLTSSIVYFAYTWIKLSTMALACSAMKDTDAATGVILLKASVSRGRRCPDLGDFLRWITYGPPLCFSAAGFCTVDRSLLLSVLTIIITYLVILGQLTPAE; encoded by the coding sequence ATGGTGCTGGAAGTATGGACCAGGCTCAGTACACTCAACACCACTCTCCTGGAGGAACTTCCAGTGATCCTCTTGTCGCCACCAGTGGGGCACTCTTGGTTACCTCCAGGGCATGGAAGACTACGCCAGCTGCTGGTCGCCCATATGACTCTACGCCGCGCTGCTGAGTGTCTCCAGAATCACTTTGGGCTGCCAGTGGCTGCCTTATTAACATATACGATGTGTGCCGCCATGTCCACTGCATACCAAATACTCCTAGAGATGCTGGAAAGATCGTGGCATTCCCAACTGCGCATCTGCACCTTAACTAGTTCGATCGTGTACTTCGCCTATACCTGGATCAAGCTGTCCACAATGGCGTTGGCGTGTTCGGCGATGAAGGACACTGACGCAGCCACCGGCGTGATCCTCCTTAAGGCGTCAGTGTCGCGTGGAAGGCGTTGCCCGGATTTGGGAGACTTCCTGCGGTGGATCACATACGGACCACCGCTCTGCTTCAGCGCCGCTGGATTCTGTACTGTCGATCGTTCCCTGCTGCTCAGTGTACTGACCATTATTATCACTTACCTTGTCATCCTGGGCCAGCTTACCCCAGCTGAATGA